The genomic stretch acaaataaaaacaaaacaaacaaaaaaataattccaCTGCCCTGTTCCTTTTCTccaaaaagaggagagagaaacccAGCCCCAAGTTGTCTGCGAGCGAGTCCACGGGTGGCGGTCAGTCCTGGGGTGAACAGCATCATGTAAACATACAAGGTAGCAGCACCACTGCCCAGAGAAGGTCTGTCCAGCGGGAGCCGGGCGGGCAGGAGGCGGGAGGCTGGCCGTCTGGCAGTGGAGTCTGTCCTCTTCAGCAGCTTCTACCTCCACTTGGCTGGGTTGTCCTGTGTTGACTTTTTTGCTGCAGAGCCGTGGGAAAATACACCCAGGTGGTGGCCAGTAGTGGCTCACACGGAGGCAATGACGATCATGAGGTGGGGGGAAATGTTGGAGATGCTGGCCAGGAGGTCAGGGGCCAGGCGAGACAGGTGGCTCTCAGAGAACTCACAGGGTGGGAAGATCTGCAGCACATAGGCGGGCTGAAGAAGGGGACAAGAACGAACTGTGGGACCCTCTTCACAGTCACCTACCCCAGTTCCATTCTACCTTGGGATGTTTCCGAGGATGGGGTGGGGCTGAAGAGGCCCAATGAGAGAGCCAGGCTAAGTTCAGTTTCCCAACCAGCAAACTTCTCCATTGTTATGTGTACTAGAACAAACCTAGAAGGTGTCAGAAAACTACTAAAATGAACTCCCTGAGGACCTCTTCTGTATCCCTAAGCTAAAGAAAGCCTTGTACTGTTCTCAGCTGCTCCACTGACTCTCACATCCACTCAGCTGTCCTATCTAAAATGCCATTGTGCCACCTCCTCTGAGCAGCTTTTCTGGGCTATGCTAGTTGGCACTAAAAATCCATGCCACCAGGTTAGTCAGACCGCCACTGGATTCCTCCCAGGCCCACCCTAgaccagccccctcctccctgccatGTGCATCGGGAAGGGCAGTAGACTGACCTGATTGGAGCCAGGATTGGGGACATTGATAATTCCTGCCGCCTGCTTGGCCTGCAGGTAGGTGATAAAGGCAGCCTTGAGGGACTCAGTCTGGCTCACAACATCCTCCTGGTCACGGCCACAAGGCAGGGCCAACAGCAGGCAGTAATCTGTCTCCACCTGGGGAAGAGAGGCCAGTTCATCAGGGTCTAGGGGCCTCCTCACCAAGCAGCAGCCCGTGGAGGGAGGCCTGTGCAGCCCGGGGGACTGAGCTCCTAAGTCCTCCAAAAGCCCCACCCTCTGCAACGACTCGAAACTCACCCTTTGTGTTGGACAAAAAAAAAGCCCGAATGGAGATAGAACATGCCCCTCATTGTCACTTCAAGATTACCATTActtatctgaacaatcccaatacaaattaaaaaaaaaaaaaaaaaaaaagaataccattACTAAGTCCTGTGATGGGCCCAAAAGACGGGGGCAGGTCCACCTATGCCTTTCCTTCTTGGGGTCCCAGTGGCACTGCCAAATGCTGCCATCACAGATGCTGATGGGGGGCCTAGGTCTTACCGTCATCCTTCGGGCAACCCCTTCCagttgtgaggcctctagccgcaTCCTCTGGGCGATCCTCAGGGGGGGGCCCCCTTCAGAGAGGGGGAGGGACCGATGGGCCAGGACGTTGTTGCCAGAGACAAAGTGGAGCTGCACAGCAGCTGTGTCATTCTTGAGGGCCAGCAGACCCTGCCACACGATGGGGTACTTCTGCTCCAAGGGAAACAGACAGCAAGTGAGCTCCAGGCTGGAGAGCTGCGCCATGGTGCAGCTGCGCCAGGCAGCAGCTTACTGGTTTAAGTCAACTGGGGAGTCTTAGGACATTGAACAGCACAAAGCTTGGGGGACAAGGCAGCAAACCTCTGCCCACACTTACCTTCAGAAGCTGAACCATATCCACTGGTCTCTGGGAAGTCAAGTGTGGAGAAGAATCTTGTTTCGGGGTAGGCTGGGCTTCAGTGTGTGGCAGAGCCAGTCCTGGGGGTGTGCTGGGGCCCAAGGTTGTGGGGACGAACAATGGCTGCTTTGCGGCAGCCTGAGCAGGAAGAGGGGCCGGGAGGTCAGGCTTCATGGAGACAGATACCGGGGAGGGGTAGGAAGTCTGGCCTGTTTCCACCTGTGCCCTCTGAACCTGACCATGAGGCTCAGGTGGTCTGTTCACAGGTACAGCTGTGAGGCGAGTCGGCTCTACTCCTGTCTGAGTCCCCTTCGCCTCCTGGGAGACTTGAGGCAGTTTGCTGCTTGGTGGCTGGCTGGGCTGGCTGGGCTGGGTGGGCTGTGTGGACTGGGCGGGCTGGGCAGGCTGTGTGGACTGGGCGGGCTGCACAGGCTCACCTTCGGGTGGAGGGCCCTTGGAGTGCAGGAAGAAAGGACAGACTCAGAGTCTGTTGTGCACAACACCCTGCCCCCAACAAATGACCTGAGGGGTCACCTTCCTGCCCAACCCGCAGGCAGGAACCACCCTCTCTAGCAAGTTCCACAAAGAGCTCCTGACCTCTCTGCAATGTGATCTGATACTTTCATCCTGAAATTCAGAAGTTCCTCTGCGCCTTGCTTTcatccaccccccccaccccacccccacccaggacaAACATTTCAGGGACTACCTGACCAGTTCCCTTGTACACCCCAAACCACCATCCAGACTGAAGACTGATTTGCTGCAAGCCCTCTGAGCCCCTCAAGTGCTTGTCTAACAGATGGGGGTAGACGGACTTGACTTTCTCACCTGGGCAGGAACCTTGGTCCGGGAAGGCAGGCCAACTGAGGAAGCAGCAGGAAACTGAGTGTGTGTGAGCTGAGCCGGGGCATGGTAGGTGCGGATGTCGCCATATCTGTACTCCTGAAACAGCTCCCCGCTGGAGTGCACGATCTGCACTCCGTGGGTCACCACCACAGGTGGGGTCAGAGGCAGCCCCTGGAGTTGGTTGCTGGGGGTGACCGTGAGGATGCGGGCCTCGCCGTGAGGGGCCGCTGCTGCTTTGGCATCTGCTGTTTTGGCAGCTTCTTTCCCTGGTGGCTGAGGGGCCTTGCTGACTGGCGGCACCTTGGCCACCCCGTCTGTTGCCCTGGGCTGCTCGCTGACCGCCGTCACGTGAGGGTGCACCATGATCCTCACATCCCGGGGCACGGTGTAGGGATGCAGCCGGTACTCAGACTGCATGACCAGCACCTCCGACTGCACAGGGGCCGTGGCTCGGGCAACAGGGAGGTGATAATGCACCTCATCCTCAGGAGGGTGCTGGGGGGCCAGGGCAGGCACACCAGCCGCGGCAGGCTGGGGTGTACCTGCACGCTTTGGGGCCCTGACCTCTATCTGCTGGGGCTGCAGGGGAGCCCGCGGAGAGTGAAGTGTCTCTGGCCGGATGCTGTAGGTGATGCTGGGCAGCGTGGGTGTGTTCATTCTTACCTCACCCTGGGACAAGTGACCAAGGGACACAGTCTGGGTAATGCTGTGCGGTGGCATGATGACAGACTGCTCTGGGTGTATGCTCGAGATGAACTGGGGCACAGGAATGCCTGCAGCCAACATGACCGTGGCATTAGTGGAGAGAGCCGTGGACGCAGTGCTGCTGGGGTGACACGCCCTCGGGAACGGGGATGGAGTAGACCCACTCTGTCGAGGAGAATGTGCATCTGGCTTTGTGACGGCCAAGTGGGAGACAGTTCGATCTGCTGGGGTACTGGGCCCCGAGTTTACATGGTTCACTTCTGCAGGCAGTTTGCTGGGCAGAGTAGGAGGGTGATGAGGAGTGAGGGCTGAGCCCAGGTTAGCTGGCTGAAGGACCTTTGTCTCTATTTTGAGAGTGACGGGGTCAGCAAGCTTTTTATTAGTGGTGACTATGCTTGGGGTGAGGACTAGCTGGTTGTGAACCAGCACTGGGGGTGTGTTTATGCCCTGGGTGAGAACCTTCACTGTGCCACCCTGAGTGACCGGGGTGGACACTGAGAGGTGAATGGGCTCAGGCTTCTCCAAGGATGGGCGGTCGGCCTTAACAGATGAAATCACAGGAGATGCATTGTAGGTCTGGGCCGTCAGTACCAGAGTAGAATGCGTTGCCACATTTGTGTAGCCTGAAGGGGCCTGAGGCCCCTTGGGCGGAGGCTGAGAAGGCATGACCGAGTCAGGTTTGACCTGGGATTTGGACACTGACTGTTGAAACTCAATGTCCATGGCACTGGCTGGGGGAATCTGACTGATCTTGGCGCTAATGCGCTGTGGGCCTTCAGTCTTCTGCCCCGAATAGCTCAGGAGCACAACCCCTTCGGACGTGTTCACACGCAGTCCTGCACCAGAACCCGTGTCTGCCGAGCGATCATCAATCACAGACATAGATCCTGGGTGGAACCGGCTGTTTTCATTTGTACCTGACCTCTGCTTGCCTTTGGCCAATGGGGCAATCACTGCCCCTGCCGTGGCAGTCACGCCGCCTGATGCAGCAGTTACTGTGCCTGCTGGGACCGTCACTGAACCTGAGGCGGCATTGACTGCGCCTGTGGCAGCGTTGACCGTGCCCGTGGTGGCGCTGACTGTGCCAGTGGCGGTGTTAACGGTGCCCACAGCGGCGTTCACCGGAGTGGTGAGCACATTCACTGGCCCCGTGAGCACATTCACTGGCCCCTTTAGGACGTTCACGGGGCCGGCAGGAGTGTTCACCAGACCTTTCAGCGTCGTCACCGAGCCCTTCACGGGCCCCTTTAGGGCACTCACTGGGCCTGCCAGGGCGTTGACTGGAACCAGGGAGACATTCACCAGGCCAGTCAGGGCACTCACCAGGCCAGTCAGGGTCTGAGGAGCTGGTTTCGCCAGAGTTATCTTCTGCGAGTTCTCCAAATCAATGCTGACGGGCATCCGACTAATAACAGAAGTAATTTTGGGAGCAATAACTGGAGCTACCTTTTCTTTGTCAGTGGCCACTGGAGCCTCTAAAGCCTGTGTGTCAGAGGTGTTTGTAAGTGGAGCTGCTTGTTTTTCTTCCAGAAGAGGCTTTTTAGATTCAACTGGAGGGGGTGGTGCCTCATGCAGGAAAGGGGCAGCACTGACAGGCTCTGCAATGGCAGTAGTGACACTCGTGGAAGCAATGCCAGTAGCAGACACGTATTTGGGGTCCATGAGGATCTTCCTCAGTGTACTGGAGCTGGTGTCAATATCGGAGGCTTTTGTGTCTGGTGGGAGAGCTGGAGATGGGGTGGACTGAGCCCGTGGCTCCTCCTGCCTTGTTATCCACTCTGTCACTTTTGTAGGACTCTGTTGTGGGATCCCCCCAGAGGCAACAGGAGTTGGGTGTTTTGTTGCAGCTACAGAAGGAATTGTGGGTGTGGGTATGCTTGAATCACTGGGTGGGGTTACTGgatcactttcaataattgaaTGCACCTTGAATCTGGCTTGATGGTCATCATCTACTGGGACTGGTTGTGAAGTAGGGGGAGGGTCTGGAAGCACTGACACTTTGGTTGGAGTCTTTTCTTCAACACTGCTTTCTTGGGACAAATTCTCGACCGATAGAGGCCTGCCTGGGTCAGAAGTGCAGGACTCAGGAGGAGTGGAGTGGGGCTCTGCACTCGGCTTTTCTTCTTGTGGAGTTTCTGGGGGTTGTTCTGCTGTTCCCTCATTTGCAGCAGGACTCTTACTTTGAGCTTGGTCAGGTTCAGAGGCATGGGACTCTGCAGCACCCCCCGTTTTCTTGTTTGAATTCCGTTTGCGGCGTGATCGAGTTGTTTTCTGGCGCCCCTTGTCCTTCCGAACAACTTCTGCTTCTTTTGACCCTTTGGTTTCCTGCACTGAATGGGAGGATTCACTACTGTTCCCTTTGACCTCCTTGGGGTCTGCTGGGCCTGCTGAGGGACCAGAGGCACTGGCTGGTGGCCTGGAAGATTCTGTAGCAGTCTCCGTCTGCAAGATGCCAGACAAGGCCTCATCAGTCTCCGGCTCCATTCCTTCTTCAGGAGGCTGCAACACTTGAGAATGGGCCTGTAGATCTGTTTGAGATTCTTCTGGGTAGGTTGGAGGTGCCGTGAAGTTTTCTGGCTCTGCAGAAATGTCATTAATGATGGAGCCAATGGCCGCAGCAAGTTCTGTTTCACTTGCCTGATGTGCAGGCTTCTGCCGGTCCTCTGTGGAGAGGCCCTCTCGTGCCTCCGTGGTTGCTGCCTTATAAGCCGAGGAGGCTGAGGTTTCCGTGAGCTTTGCAATGTTCTCCACGGCCTGCTCCAGCTCCATCTGCTTGGCTAACTGAGTTGCTTCTGGGGACGGCTTAGAGTCAGACACGTCTTCCTTCTCTGGTTCCTTTTCTGGATCAACAGGATCAAGTGCATCACTTTTCCCCTGGGATGATAAATGACTCTCTTTTTGGGAACTCTCGCTTTTCTCAGGGGAGACCGCCACAACCCCAGCTTCCCTCTCCACTGCTGGCCCTGCAGCCGCAATGACATTACCATCCACAGTTTTCAGGTTTGCCGACTTGTCCACTGCTGACCTAGAGCTCCGAGATCTTCCTCTCTTTGATTTGGAGTTTTTTTCAGGGGCTGTTTTTCTCTCCACCACTTCAACAGGGGGAGTTTCAGGTGGATTTCTGTCTGCACTGAGTTCTTTTCTATCACGTTTCTGctcacttcctcctccttctttatcAGGTTTGGATTTTGTGTTACCTTCTTTCAAGTTTATTTGGGAACCCGTCTCAGTGGTAGCCTCAGGACGTTCAGCCACAGCATCaacttttgcttcatttcttccctttttcccttgGGGACCACTAGTAGCTGCTGACTTCTGAGATCGAGGGGATCGCCATCCCTCAGCTGCCTTGAGTGTTTCAACTGGTTCTTTGGCCTCAGTCTCATCATCTTCATCAGCTCGACGGCGTGTTTTTGGAGGCCTTCCCCTCCTAGGGGTAGTAGGAATTGCCGCAGCTTCCTGAAGCTCTCGCTCCAATCTCTTCCTGGTCAGTCTGGGCTGCTCTATGGGCTCTTTTACTGGAGAGCGGTTTTCGTGGTCACTCATGGTTGCATAAACACTCCTTACGTTTCGGCGCCTTGTTCGGCTGAGGGGCAAACTTGGTTCAGGGTGTTCAAGGTCCCCAGCAGAGGTTTTAGAAGCAGCCCTTGTAAttttctctgcctccatcttcaatTCTAAAAGTTTCTGTGCTTCTCCCCGAGGAGAATTAGACCGCTTCAGTTTTTCCCGGTCTATTCTCTCACTCTTCCTTGTGACAGGTTTCTCCACAATAGTTGCTGCAGCTGCCTGAACTGGGGTCTTGGAACgtttacttttgtttgtttttttatcttttacagCAACTGGAGGATCAACATCTAAGTCTTCAGAAGCTTGAGGTTGAACCTCAGGAACTACTTCAGCCTTCTGATTTGCATCAGGCTCAACATTAGCAGCTGAGTCTGGCTTTTCTGCTTTGGGCTCATTAGTTTCCTCGGACTTCTGAGTTGCTTTTGAAGGTGGCAGGATACTGTTGGGTTCTGGATCTGCACTGATCTCTACCTGAGGAAATGAGGCCCCAGGTGTTGGAGGCTTGGCATCCACAGAAGGCAGGACGTCAACAGGTGAGCTCTCTTCAACAACTAAAGGAGTTGCAGCAGCATCTTTATTGGTGTCTACTCCTAGGGGCAAGTCTACTTGTTCAGGTTGTTCCACAGGCAGAGAAGCCAGTTCAGACACAGGTTTTGCTTCTGCTGAGACCAATGTGGGCTCCACAGCCCTCTCTTCTGTTACTGGAGACACCTCTACTGTTTTTTCATTAACTGTCTTCTCTAGTGATGATGGTGCTGATTCTGGAGTTACAACTGTGACACTGGGGGGCCCAACTGAAGAAGTTTTCAGTTCTGACCCCTTATTCTCAGAAGCAGATTCTGGGGTCTTGGGTTGATTCTCTGTATCTTCCcgtttctcagcctctttgggtttttggtctttttctttttctttctgttgcatCCGTGTTAGCTCCATAAATCTGCTGTGGAATAGAACTACTGGCTCTTGAACTGAATCAGCTGTGCTGTTTACACCATCAGATATCTGTCTCCCATATAACCTACCAGAAATGAAGTCagagtcttcatctttcctctctaGATGTTGCAATCGCTTGGAATCTTGTTCAAAGATAGAGCTGTGTAAAAAACGAGAGGCAAATAATTCTTGCCTCTCCTGTTCTTCTTCTttattatcatcttttttatcatccatttttccttctgaatcagtcctaattttcttcttttttaagtacCAGGATGGAATAGGTCTTGGAGCAGAGTCaaccttttctttatctttgttgtTTCGAAAATTAGCAAATCGGGAGTCCCAATCGAGAAAAGACCAATTTTCCTCTCGAGATGAAGACAGGGATTTAGCTCTTTCAAGCAAAGCCTTAGTGTCTGGTGTGATTGTCTTATccaatgcaaaagaataaaatttgttCCTTTCTAAAGAACCAGAGAGTCTTTCATCTCGTTCACGTAATTTGTCTTCTCGGTCcctcaataaaaaagacaatcgGGAACTTTCATACAATACAGAGGCTCTGGGTGAATGTGATTTGTGTTCACCATCTTCATCAGAATCAGAAGGAACCTCACCAGGTTCCAAGTCTCGTACAGACCTCTTTCGAAGACTGTCTCTCTTAATTATGCTGTTTGGGAAACTCACATCAAATCTGCTGGCATCCTGTTTCATTTGAGGGTCCCAACGATTTAGTTCACCTTCAGAATTCAAGACAGAGAGCTTTATTTTGGCCATGTCGGCCATCTGTTCTCTCCTGCTAGAATCATAAGGATTAAATTTTAAGGACTCTTCCCTGACTGATACATTAGAATAGGGGAGACCTTTATCATCTCCTTTAGGAGACCCTTTTACTGACATTAGCTTAGGGGAACCAATGGGGTCATCATCTTCATGGAAGGAACCATGTCGGATGCTGGGAGAACACCCAGTCCTTTCAGAATCTTCACTGATTTGGCGTGAACTTCTGTAATTCCTCTCTCTCTTGGTGCTGATATCAAAATCAAGGTGGtccatccttttctttttgctgGGAGGAGAGTCATCAGTGACATCCTGAGGGGGTTTGCCCACCTCATGAACAAGGCTACGCCTTTCATATTCATCTACATCTTTCTTAGGACTGCCAAACTTCTCGGACTTGGCTATTTCCATCTCCATCTGCTGCTTTCTACGACTCTGTTCCATTTGTTTTCGGTAACTCTGCGTGTGATCAATATCAATGCCaattttttcttcagtgtttacTGAATATGATTTCTCTTGGCCTGATTTATATTCAGGTGTTTCATCACGAAGGTTGCAATAGTTTTTCCTAATATCCTCACTCTCTGGTCCTTGATCATCTAGTAGTTGCAGCTGTTTCAGCTGTGGTTTTGAGGGAGTGGGTTTTTTTGATTGGATTTCTTGATTTTCCACAGATTGACCTACTGTTTCTCCTAGCCTTGCTTGGAGGTCTGTGTTCGGCCTTAAGCCAGCCCCAAGAGAAATACTGGCTAGCTCCTGACAGTCTTTGGAGCTGGGAACAGTAGGATTAAGTCTATCCAGTTTGATTTTTTTGGATTCTCTTTTAAGAACTTCTTTCCTTGCAGGCTTTCTTTCTATCTCTCCTTCCCTCGGCAGAATGGCTTCTCTAGATGATATATCAggctgcttttttaaaaacacccGAGCATCCTCCATCTCTGGACTGCTTTTCTTGACTTCTGATTTCTGCCTTTCTGCTTTCAAATTTGGATCTGCAAACCGCCTTTTCCTAGCTTCCAGCTTCTCCAGATCCACAGTATTTATCCCATCAATGGTCGGGTCTGGTTTTAGGTGTTTCCTGGGCTTAAGCCTGCTTTCCTTATCTACTACTTCAATGTGACTTGAAAGTCCCTTTTCCTTTGCCACTTTTGTTCTAACAGATTCCAGTTTAGACAGGTCAGGCTTTGCAGGCTCAGTTTGAGAGGCCTGAAGTTTCTGATCTACAGGAGATTTTACAGTGTCATTATCAAGTTTAACTTTTGGCTTTTCCAAAGCCGCATGTTCAAtcacttttccctctttttctttcactcGAGTCAAAACCACACAAGGCATGAGATCTAGGCGGTTTTTTGCAAGTCCCTCTTTGTCAGCTTTCTCTCTGCTCAGTTTATTAGAACTCCTTAATTTTTCAGGGCTctgttctctctcattttcttggTCTGTTTCTGAAGACTGAGAACTAGGAGAATGAACTTTTCCTTTTCGTTTCTGCTTGTCAATTTTGTCCTTTTCcactttttccttccttattaagcgtctctctctctcccctctctcaggATCAAAAGTTCggtctttttctgtcttttcgtTTTTTGTATAGCGATCCAGGCGAGATTTGTCAAGCTTATCATATCTTGGTGGGGAAAGTGAGCTACAGCTTCCACTGCGGTCTGAGGATCGGCTATAAACCCTCCTCTCGGAATCACTTGGTAATCTCTCTGACTGTGAGGGGGATGTTCCAGGACTCGGTGGACGCCGCAAGTGAACTGGACTCTGACTTCGTTCAATTGGCCTCCTCTCATGATCTCTGTCCCGGTCAGGCTCAAATCTTTCTCGTTCTCTCTCTCGTTCTCTTTGCCTGTAACTGTATTCCCGGATATCTTGTTCATAAGGATCATTCCTGTAATCTCTGTATTCCCGAGGATCTTCATAATATCGTGATTCATAGTAATCTCCTTGGTAAGTTTCCCATTCTGAATAAAATTCTCTCCCTCGAGCTGGATAGTCTCGTCTGGAATCCTCCGGATATGTGCCTGGAGTACGAACATTTTCATAATAGGTACGGTCTTGGTTATAGTCATACGATCCCCTTCGTTCCTCtctgccaattaaaaaaaaaaaaatgtattatttcattttgttgccACTTATGTATTAAATCATATACATGAAATTGGAAAGCCCTGCTTCTAAAACTCTTTACCATTATTTAGACCCATGCTTTCTCAAATGGCAGCCGCTAGCCACGTGTGGGTACTGAGCATTTGAAAAGTGGACAGTCTAAAGTGGGATGTGCTGTTAAGTGTAAACTATATACCAGATTTCAAAGGCTtagtttgaaggaaaaaaaaaagcatatctcAGTAACTTATTTACATTGATTATCTGCTGAAATGATACATATACtgagaaatgaataaaactacgtacttctaatttttttaatgtggctacttgAAAATTTTAAGCCGCATATGTAACTTGCATTATGTTTCTATTGGAGACAGTGCTGGTTTagccctttttaaaattcttttggtAATTGGGTGGTATGTAGTGACTTATAACAGATACTAGTATTAAATGGAGCATGACATGCCCACATTTCTAagtcttttgaaattatttttctgcaaaaaaatattcttaccacagttcaggaaaaaaatgcaCTGTCTGGGAAAAATAGTTAACTTAATTAAAACCTTGCCACTGTCTCTATGACCTGAATGATACTGATTAACATCTCTTTGTcaattcacaattaaaaaaaaaaaactttgggtATTAGTTACTCTCTCTGATCTGAGCTGCcttctcacttgtaaaatgatGATG from Choloepus didactylus isolate mChoDid1 chromosome 2, mChoDid1.pri, whole genome shotgun sequence encodes the following:
- the SPEN gene encoding msx2-interacting protein isoform X2, translated to MQIEVTAWIGPETESENEFRPLDERIDEFHPKATRTLFIGNLEKTTTYHDLRNIFQRFGEIVDIDIKKVNGVPQYAFLQYCDIASVCKAIKKMDGEYLGNNRLKLGFGKSMPTNCVWLDGLSSNVSDQYLTRHFCRYGPVVKVVFDRLKGMALVLYNEIEYAQAAVKETKGRKLGGNKIKVDFANRESQLAFYHCMEKSGQDIRDFYEMLAERREERRGSYDYNQDRTYYENVRTPGTYPEDSRRDYPARGREFYSEWETYQGDYYESRYYEDPREYRDYRNDPYEQDIREYSYRQRERERERERFEPDRDRDHERRPIERSQSPVHLRRPPSPGTSPSQSERLPSDSERRVYSRSSDRSGSCSSLSPPRYDKLDKSRLDRYTKNEKTEKDRTFDPERGERERRLIRKEKVEKDKIDKQKRKGKVHSPSSQSSETDQENEREQSPEKLRSSNKLSREKADKEGLAKNRLDLMPCVVLTRVKEKEGKVIEHAALEKPKVKLDNDTVKSPVDQKLQASQTEPAKPDLSKLESVRTKVAKEKGLSSHIEVVDKESRLKPRKHLKPDPTIDGINTVDLEKLEARKRRFADPNLKAERQKSEVKKSSPEMEDARVFLKKQPDISSREAILPREGEIERKPARKEVLKRESKKIKLDRLNPTVPSSKDCQELASISLGAGLRPNTDLQARLGETVGQSVENQEIQSKKPTPSKPQLKQLQLLDDQGPESEDIRKNYCNLRDETPEYKSGQEKSYSVNTEEKIGIDIDHTQSYRKQMEQSRRKQQMEMEIAKSEKFGSPKKDVDEYERRSLVHEVGKPPQDVTDDSPPSKKKRMDHLDFDISTKRERNYRSSRQISEDSERTGCSPSIRHGSFHEDDDPIGSPKLMSVKGSPKGDDKGLPYSNVSVREESLKFNPYDSSRREQMADMAKIKLSVLNSEGELNRWDPQMKQDASRFDVSFPNSIIKRDSLRKRSVRDLEPGEVPSDSDEDGEHKSHSPRASVLYESSRLSFLLRDREDKLRERDERLSGSLERNKFYSFALDKTITPDTKALLERAKSLSSSREENWSFLDWDSRFANFRNNKDKEKVDSAPRPIPSWYLKKKKIRTDSEGKMDDKKDDNKEEEQERQELFASRFLHSSIFEQDSKRLQHLERKDEDSDFISGRLYGRQISDGVNSTADSVQEPVVLFHSRFMELTRMQQKEKEKDQKPKEAEKREDTENQPKTPESASENKGSELKTSSVGPPSVTVVTPESAPSSLEKTVNEKTVEVSPVTEERAVEPTLVSAEAKPVSELASLPVEQPEQVDLPLGVDTNKDAAATPLVVEESSPVDVLPSVDAKPPTPGASFPQVEISADPEPNSILPPSKATQKSEETNEPKAEKPDSAANVEPDANQKAEVVPEVQPQASEDLDVDPPVAVKDKKTNKSKRSKTPVQAAAATIVEKPVTRKSERIDREKLKRSNSPRGEAQKLLELKMEAEKITRAASKTSAGDLEHPEPSLPLSRTRRRNVRSVYATMSDHENRSPVKEPIEQPRLTRKRLERELQEAAAIPTTPRRGRPPKTRRRADEDDETEAKEPVETLKAAEGWRSPRSQKSAATSGPQGKKGRNEAKVDAVAERPEATTETGSQINLKEGNTKSKPDKEGGGSEQKRDRKELSADRNPPETPPVEVVERKTAPEKNSKSKRGRSRSSRSAVDKSANLKTVDGNVIAAAGPAVEREAGVVAVSPEKSESSQKESHLSSQGKSDALDPVDPEKEPEKEDVSDSKPSPEATQLAKQMELEQAVENIAKLTETSASSAYKAATTEAREGLSTEDRQKPAHQASETELAAAIGSIINDISAEPENFTAPPTYPEESQTDLQAHSQVLQPPEEGMEPETDEALSGILQTETATESSRPPASASGPSAGPADPKEVKGNSSESSHSVQETKGSKEAEVVRKDKGRQKTTRSRRKRNSNKKTGGAAESHASEPDQAQSKSPAANEGTAEQPPETPQEEKPSAEPHSTPPESCTSDPGRPLSVENLSQESSVEEKTPTKVSVLPDPPPTSQPVPVDDDHQARFKVHSIIESDPVTPPSDSSIPTPTIPSVAATKHPTPVASGGIPQQSPTKVTEWITRQEEPRAQSTPSPALPPDTKASDIDTSSSTLRKILMDPKYVSATGIASTSVTTAIAEPVSAAPFLHEAPPPPVESKKPLLEEKQAAPLTNTSDTQALEAPVATDKEKVAPVIAPKITSVISRMPVSIDLENSQKITLAKPAPQTLTGLVSALTGLVNVSLVPVNALAGPVSALKGPVKGSVTTLKGLVNTPAGPVNVLKGPVNVLTGPVNVLTTPVNAAVGTVNTATGTVSATTGTVNAATGAVNAASGSVTVPAGTVTAASGGVTATAGAVIAPLAKGKQRSGTNENSRFHPGSMSVIDDRSADTGSGAGLRVNTSEGVVLLSYSGQKTEGPQRISAKISQIPPASAMDIEFQQSVSKSQVKPDSVMPSQPPPKGPQAPSGYTNVATHSTLVLTAQTYNASPVISSVKADRPSLEKPEPIHLSVSTPVTQGGTVKVLTQGINTPPVLVHNQLVLTPSIVTTNKKLADPVTLKIETKVLQPANLGSALTPHHPPTLPSKLPAEVNHVNSGPSTPADRTVSHLAVTKPDAHSPRQSGSTPSPFPRACHPSSTASTALSTNATVMLAAGIPVPQFISSIHPEQSVIMPPHSITQTVSLGHLSQGEVRMNTPTLPSITYSIRPETLHSPRAPLQPQQIEVRAPKRAGTPQPAAAGVPALAPQHPPEDEVHYHLPVARATAPVQSEVLVMQSEYRLHPYTVPRDVRIMVHPHVTAVSEQPRATDGVAKVPPVSKAPQPPGKEAAKTADAKAAAAPHGEARILTVTPSNQLQGLPLTPPVVVTHGVQIVHSSGELFQEYRYGDIRTYHAPAQLTHTQFPAASSVGLPSRTKVPAQGPPPEGEPVQPAQSTQPAQPAQSTQPTQPSQPSQPPSSKLPQVSQEAKGTQTGVEPTRLTAVPVNRPPEPHGQVQRAQVETGQTSYPSPVSVSMKPDLPAPLPAQAAAKQPLFVPTTLGPSTPPGLALPHTEAQPTPKQDSSPHLTSQRPVDMVQLLKKYPIVWQGLLALKNDTAAVQLHFVSGNNVLAHRSLPLSEGGPPLRIAQRMRLEASQLEGVARRMTVETDYCLLLALPCGRDQEDVVSQTESLKAAFITYLQAKQAAGIINVPNPGSNQPAYVLQIFPPCEFSESHLSRLAPDLLASISNISPHLMIVIASV